GCATCGGCCTCGCGGCGCAGCGCGATCGCCGGCCCGAGCCCGTCCCGCCGCGCGTGGGTCTCGATCGCCAGCCGCACGCCGGCCGCGCGGGCCGCCGCCTCCTGGAGCGCGCGCGCCGACGCGAAGTCGCGGTCGTCGGAGCCGGCCTCGAGCACGATCGGGAGGCCGTCGCGCAGCGCGAGCTGGCCCGGGCGGCGCTCGGCACGGCGGGGCGCGGGGAGCAGCGGCGGGAGCGCGGGCATGGCCGCGCAAGCTAGCCCAGCGACGCCGCGCCGTGGCAAGGACCCCTGGCTCGCGAGCGGTGGTGCACGCACCCTGGCGTCCCGCCGGTGGGTCGCAGCGGTGCGGGCAGGTACCTTCGGCGCGGCTGGCCGCCTCGCCCGGAGGGTTGCGTGTCGCGAGGGCTCGAACGACGAGCGGTCCACTTCGGTGCGTTCCGGCTCGAGCCCGACGGCCGGCTGCTCCGCGAGGCCACCTCCGTTCCGATCGCGCCCAAGGAGGTCGCGCTGCTGCGCCTCCTGATCGGCGCCGAAGGCCGCGTGGTCCCGAAGCAGGAGATCCTCGACCGCCTCTGGCCCGGCGAGGAAGTGGCGGAGGCCAGCCTCACCAGCTGCGTCCACGGCATCCGTCTCGCGCTCGGGGACCGCGGGCGGCGCGGTCGATACCTCGAGACCGTTCATGGCCGAGGCTACCGGTTCACGGCGGCGGTACGGTGGGGCGAGGACCGGGCGCAGGACGCGAGCCGGACCCGGGTCGCCGTGGCCCCCTTCACCGCCGAAGCCGAGGACGACGCCTACCTCGCGCACGGTCTCGCGGCCGAGGTCACGTCGCGCCTCGCGCGCTGGCACGACGACGGGATCGACGCCATCGCGCACCAGCCGACGGCCTCCCGCGCGGCGTCCGGCCTGGACGCGCTCCGCCTCGCGAAGGAGAGGCAGGCCGCCTTCCTCGTGCTCGGCCACGTGCGGCCGGGCGGCCGGGAGACCCTCGTGCGCGCCGAGCTGGTGCGCGTCCACGACGAGGTCGTCGTCTGGTCCGAGGAGATCGTGAAGCCGCCGAGCGCGACGGCGAGCGTCGCGGCCGACATCGCGGAGGCGGTCGCCAAAAGGCTGGTCGACCTGCGGGGGAGCGCCTTCACCTCGCGTAGCACGCCGCCGACGGCGCAGGACCCCCGCTCGTACCACGCGCTCCTACGCGGCCAGTTCCTCAACCAGCTCCGCACGGAGATCGGACTGCGCCGCAGCATCGTCTGCTTCGAGCAGGCGCTCGGGTGGGATCCCGGCTGTGCCGCCATCCACACCGCGCTCGCCGAGGCCCATCTGAATCTCGCATGGCGCGGCTTCGAGCCGCCGCGCGAGATGGCGTCGAAGGCCCTGGCGTCGATCACCCGTGCGCTCGATCTCGAGGGTCGGAACGCCGCCGCGCTCGCGTTGCTCGCGTTCCTCCGCGTCACGATCGACCTCGACGCGCGCTCGGCCGAGGACGCCCTCGTGGCGAGCGCGACCGGGAGCGAGAGCGACCGCGTCTCCTGGCTGCGGGCCAATGCCTTCGTCGCGATGGGGCGCTTCGACGCAGCGCTCGCGACCGTCGAGGCGGCGCTCGAGGTCAACCCCTTCTCCCCGAACCTCGCGGTCTCGCGGGTGCTCGCCCTCTGGTGCGGCGGACACGATGACGAGGCGCTTCGCGCCGCCCGGGCGCTGGTGGCGGCGGAGCCCGAGTTCCCGAGCGGACACGCGATCCGATCGTGTGTCGCCGGGACGATGGGGCTCTCCG
Above is a window of Deltaproteobacteria bacterium DNA encoding:
- a CDS encoding winged helix-turn-helix domain-containing protein; this encodes MSRGLERRAVHFGAFRLEPDGRLLREATSVPIAPKEVALLRLLIGAEGRVVPKQEILDRLWPGEEVAEASLTSCVHGIRLALGDRGRRGRYLETVHGRGYRFTAAVRWGEDRAQDASRTRVAVAPFTAEAEDDAYLAHGLAAEVTSRLARWHDDGIDAIAHQPTASRAASGLDALRLAKERQAAFLVLGHVRPGGRETLVRAELVRVHDEVVVWSEEIVKPPSATASVAADIAEAVAKRLVDLRGSAFTSRSTPPTAQDPRSYHALLRGQFLNQLRTEIGLRRSIVCFEQALGWDPGCAAIHTALAEAHLNLAWRGFEPPREMASKALASITRALDLEGRNAAALALLAFLRVTIDLDARSAEDALVASATGSESDRVSWLRANAFVAMGRFDAALATVEAALEVNPFSPNLAVSRVLALWCGGHDDEALRAARALVAAEPEFPSGHAIRSCVAGTMGLSGESLRAAEAADGLARGDQLTRSACAWAFARAGRADAAWTILTTLERRGAHRYVSPTCVAVGYAGLGDADRALEWLARARELRCMWLPFAAVDPRFALLRERAAFRAATAWTAPPARPPAARPG